A region of Deinococcus rubellus DNA encodes the following proteins:
- the tsaB gene encoding tRNA (adenosine(37)-N6)-threonylcarbamoyltransferase complex dimerization subunit type 1 TsaB: MPRTPVPITLAIESATPYLALGLLTPQGEFGLRREVGRTHAEQLPGALEALLAEAGLKPNQLEQLIVGTGPGSYTGVRVGASYALGLGRACGAPVLGVSTLESLIDTQQDGIQAVSLDARKEQLYGAVYVVGGGVVVDSLIPAAKYPHAEFAAQVGGHLWRQDAPPDAVALACAGLAHGLSDWQLQYL; this comes from the coding sequence GTGCCGAGAACCCCTGTTCCCATCACCCTCGCCATCGAATCGGCCACACCTTACCTGGCGCTGGGCCTGCTGACCCCGCAGGGCGAGTTCGGCTTGCGGCGCGAGGTCGGGCGTACCCACGCCGAGCAGCTTCCCGGCGCGCTCGAAGCGCTGCTGGCAGAGGCCGGATTGAAACCGAATCAGCTTGAGCAGCTCATCGTCGGCACCGGGCCAGGCTCGTACACCGGGGTGCGGGTGGGGGCCAGTTACGCGCTGGGCCTGGGCCGGGCCTGCGGCGCGCCAGTCCTGGGCGTCAGCACCCTGGAGAGCCTGATCGACACGCAGCAGGACGGGATTCAGGCTGTCTCGCTCGATGCCCGTAAGGAGCAGCTCTACGGCGCGGTCTATGTGGTCGGCGGCGGCGTGGTCGTGGACAGCCTGATTCCGGCGGCCAAGTACCCGCACGCCGAGTTCGCAGCGCAGGTCGGCGGCCATCTGTGGCGGCAGGACGCCCCGCCCGACGCCGTGGCTCTGGCCTGCGCTGGCCTGGCACACGGCCTGAGCGACTGGCAGTTGCAGTACCTGTGA
- a CDS encoding gamma carbonic anhydrase family protein yields the protein MTHYALGDHTPDVHPTAFTAPSADLIGRVQVGEKASVWFGAVLRGDMEAVTVGARSNVQDGAVLHTDPGFPCTLGEDVTVGHRAIVHGARCENGSLVGMGAVMLNGSRLGRGAVLGAGALLPEGREVPDGMLAVGVPAKVVKPVAGMDNAQHYVDNAERYRAELRAVEPSGKIP from the coding sequence ATGACCCACTATGCCCTCGGCGACCACACGCCGGACGTTCACCCCACCGCCTTCACTGCGCCCAGCGCCGATCTGATCGGGCGAGTCCAGGTGGGCGAAAAAGCGTCGGTGTGGTTCGGCGCGGTGCTGCGCGGCGATATGGAAGCCGTCACAGTGGGGGCGCGCAGCAATGTGCAGGACGGCGCAGTACTGCACACCGACCCCGGCTTTCCCTGCACCCTCGGCGAGGACGTGACGGTGGGCCACCGCGCCATCGTTCACGGTGCGCGCTGCGAGAACGGCAGCCTGGTGGGCATGGGGGCCGTGATGCTCAACGGTAGCCGCCTGGGCCGGGGCGCGGTGCTGGGGGCCGGGGCGCTGCTGCCCGAGGGCCGCGAGGTGCCAGACGGGATGCTGGCGGTGGGCGTTCCGGCGAAGGTCGTCAAGCCAGTGGCGGGAATGGACAATGCTCAGCATTACGTCGACAACGCCGAGCGCTACCGCGCCGAGCTGAGGGCCGTCGAGCCTTCCGGGAAAATACCGTGA
- a CDS encoding NUDIX hydrolase, translated as MIPTAASANMPPVPGAGGVVLRGDAQDPQVLMVRYRSGTWAFPKGHLEAGETSQQAAIREVQEETGVRAQVLATLSETTYINDRGESRRIAWFLMTTEPNHTDTKLEDTFSEGGFLGVTEASTRLSFTEDRALLNQALILWRKNR; from the coding sequence ATGATTCCGACTGCGGCTTCTGCCAATATGCCGCCCGTGCCGGGGGCTGGTGGAGTGGTGCTGCGCGGCGACGCGCAAGACCCCCAGGTGCTGATGGTGCGCTACCGCAGCGGCACCTGGGCCTTTCCCAAAGGCCATCTGGAGGCGGGCGAAACGTCCCAGCAGGCAGCCATACGCGAGGTGCAGGAGGAAACCGGCGTGCGGGCGCAGGTGCTGGCGACCCTATCTGAGACCACCTACATCAATGACCGGGGCGAGTCCCGCCGGATCGCCTGGTTTCTGATGACCACCGAACCCAACCACACTGATACCAAACTCGAAGACACCTTCAGCGAGGGCGGCTTTCTCGGCGTCACCGAGGCCAGTACCCGGCTCAGCTTCACCGAGGACCGCGCCCTGCTGAATCAAGCCCTGATTCTCTGGAGAAAGAACCGATGA
- a CDS encoding sensor domain-containing diguanylate cyclase: MTRPERWPLAALLAAIIAALLLTALPRNPALRDVLNRNLAAPPDARVVVVGIDDVSLRDYGNLTTWNRDLYVRALTTLRQAGARAVGIDVLFDAPAPGDAALAQAVSWPGAVLASTPQLPQGPHGWNTTYGVASLNLESGAVRSFQTAYRSVDGQLWPSFSAQLARLAGVPRPLNTQPKILRYVAPDPSRLPVFSFRDVVNGNVRFSDLQNKVVLIGLTASSSPGNTFPDSRLDLVPGVELQARAVSSLFGEPFRVVAPWLSALICAALAALAVWAGGLWGFGLALLGLGLSAPLYLTGWLFPGVTASLSAIVGTAFVAAERVWTLRRLGSLDPLTGLGNRLAFTRAAEHRWNSRAARPLGLLLVDLGGFRRVNEVYGRAAGDQVLREVAAALRLGRTRRELVFRWGPTSLPC; this comes from the coding sequence ATGACGCGCCCTGAGCGGTGGCCGCTCGCCGCACTGCTGGCCGCCATCATTGCCGCGCTGCTGCTGACGGCACTGCCGCGTAACCCCGCCCTGCGAGACGTGCTCAACCGCAACTTGGCCGCGCCGCCCGATGCCCGCGTGGTGGTGGTCGGCATCGACGACGTGAGCCTGCGCGACTACGGCAACCTGACAACCTGGAACCGCGACCTGTACGTCCGCGCGCTGACCACCCTGCGCCAGGCCGGGGCACGGGCGGTGGGCATCGACGTGCTGTTTGACGCTCCTGCTCCCGGCGACGCGGCCCTGGCGCAGGCGGTCAGCTGGCCCGGCGCGGTACTGGCCAGCACTCCCCAACTGCCGCAGGGACCACACGGCTGGAACACCACTTACGGCGTCGCCAGCCTCAACCTGGAAAGCGGCGCGGTGCGGAGCTTCCAGACGGCCTACCGCAGCGTGGACGGCCAGCTCTGGCCCAGCTTCAGCGCCCAGCTCGCGCGCCTGGCCGGGGTGCCCAGGCCGCTGAACACCCAGCCCAAGATTCTGCGCTACGTCGCCCCCGACCCCAGCCGCCTACCTGTCTTCTCGTTTCGCGACGTGGTAAACGGCAACGTGCGCTTCTCAGACCTTCAGAACAAGGTCGTGCTGATCGGCCTGACCGCCAGCAGTTCGCCGGGCAACACCTTCCCCGATTCGCGCCTCGATTTGGTACCGGGAGTGGAGTTGCAGGCGCGGGCAGTGTCTTCACTGTTTGGGGAGCCGTTCCGGGTGGTGGCCCCCTGGCTCTCGGCCCTGATCTGCGCGGCCCTGGCGGCGCTGGCAGTATGGGCAGGCGGCCTGTGGGGCTTCGGGCTAGCACTGCTGGGCCTGGGCCTGAGCGCGCCCCTCTATCTGACAGGCTGGCTCTTTCCCGGCGTCACGGCTTCGCTCTCGGCCATCGTCGGCACGGCTTTCGTCGCCGCCGAGCGGGTCTGGACCCTGCGCCGCCTGGGCAGCCTCGATCCGCTGACCGGACTGGGCAACCGCCTGGCCTTTACCCGCGCCGCCGAGCACCGCTGGAACAGCCGGGCCGCCCGCCCGCTGGGCCTGCTGCTGGTTGATCTGGGGGGATTTCGGCGGGTCAACGAAGTGTATGGCAGGGCAGCGGGCGATCAGGTGCTACGCGAGGTGGCAGCGGCGCTGCGGCTGGGACGCACCCGGCGCGAACTGGTCTTCCGCTGGGGGCCGACGAGTTTGCCCTGCTAA
- a CDS encoding FecR family protein translates to MRLSIFLLCDLVCGLALTLGVAGAAPSVLREVSGSVEQRRTVWQAAAVGETVVQALRIGAGRATLQSGSGQLLAASGSALRIYQNEPDLQTGKFYLSGQLSFFSQSAHLASDGRVRLDLRPPTRRVAVISGTARLAVGTRIITLQASQQYDFATKQVTPFAERDAWYDSRFVGEGEAVVQSVKGPVTLGPLASAQPGSPSATPMHNAAVDERLQMGQQLLTGANAFTEVGFTGGGYLRLQPQSALSVLSIDQVLSEGGRRQREVTLQLTRGSAWNVVAKRQGGYEITTPTVTTAVRGTVFQVDEDGLVKVFEGQVALPSNAGLLLRQDEQRSSGGTVKPLVPDASDLANQALDRQRAAPTRLDLSLAPAASELSLTVRSQPDTQLSVNVAGRDLTVPGNAEGVFTLAMRPNSLPEGRYDLTVTARRPGNSASLRRSVLIDRSPPVLSGVQVTRLGRTAHLTGQVADLSPSVLLRAEVGGQIYTHTLFLPQQTTFDWLLPLPEPGTVIKLSATDAAGNAGTPVVYDAP, encoded by the coding sequence GTGCGTTTGTCGATTTTTCTACTTTGCGACCTGGTCTGTGGACTGGCCCTGACGCTGGGAGTCGCCGGGGCCGCGCCCTCGGTGCTGCGCGAGGTCAGCGGCAGCGTGGAGCAGCGCCGCACCGTCTGGCAGGCTGCCGCTGTGGGCGAGACGGTGGTGCAGGCGCTGCGAATCGGCGCGGGCCGGGCCACCCTGCAAAGCGGCAGCGGCCAACTGCTGGCGGCCAGCGGCTCGGCGCTGCGGATCTACCAGAACGAGCCAGATTTGCAAACCGGGAAGTTCTATCTCAGCGGCCAGCTCAGCTTCTTCTCGCAGAGCGCCCACCTCGCCAGCGACGGACGGGTGCGCCTGGACCTGCGCCCTCCAACCCGGCGGGTGGCAGTCATCTCGGGCACGGCGCGGCTGGCTGTGGGCACCCGCATCATCACCCTTCAGGCCAGTCAGCAGTACGATTTCGCCACCAAGCAAGTCACCCCGTTCGCCGAGCGCGACGCCTGGTACGACTCACGCTTCGTCGGCGAGGGCGAGGCGGTGGTGCAGTCCGTCAAGGGACCCGTGACGCTTGGACCGCTGGCGTCGGCACAACCGGGCAGCCCATCTGCTACGCCCATGCACAATGCCGCCGTGGACGAACGCCTGCAAATGGGCCAGCAACTGCTGACCGGCGCGAACGCCTTTACCGAGGTCGGCTTCACTGGCGGCGGCTACCTGCGGCTGCAACCGCAGAGTGCGCTCAGCGTGCTGAGCATCGACCAGGTGCTGTCGGAGGGTGGCCGCCGCCAGCGCGAGGTGACACTGCAACTCACGCGCGGCAGCGCCTGGAACGTGGTCGCCAAGCGCCAGGGCGGCTACGAGATCACCACCCCCACCGTCACGACGGCAGTGCGCGGCACGGTCTTCCAGGTGGACGAGGACGGACTGGTCAAGGTATTCGAGGGCCAGGTCGCTCTGCCCAGCAATGCGGGCTTGCTGCTGCGCCAGGACGAGCAACGCAGCAGCGGCGGCACCGTGAAGCCGCTCGTGCCCGACGCTTCTGACCTGGCCAACCAGGCACTCGACCGTCAGCGCGCCGCTCCCACCCGGCTCGACCTGAGCCTGGCCCCTGCCGCATCCGAGCTGAGTCTGACGGTCCGCAGCCAGCCCGACACCCAGCTCAGCGTGAACGTGGCCGGGCGCGATCTGACGGTGCCGGGCAATGCCGAGGGAGTATTTACCCTGGCTATGCGGCCGAACAGTCTGCCCGAGGGCCGCTACGACCTGACGGTGACAGCCCGGCGGCCCGGCAACAGCGCCAGCCTGCGGCGCAGCGTGCTGATTGACCGCAGCCCACCGGTTCTGAGCGGGGTGCAAGTGACTCGCCTGGGCCGCACCGCGCACCTGACTGGTCAGGTGGCCGACCTCTCTCCCAGCGTGCTGCTGCGTGCCGAGGTGGGCGGACAGATTTATACCCACACCCTGTTCCTGCCCCAGCAGACCACTTTCGACTGGCTGCTGCCGTTGCCGGAGCCGGGCACCGTCATCAAACTGAGCGCCACCGACGCGGCGGGCAACGCGGGTACGCCTGTGGTTTATGACGCGCCCTGA
- a CDS encoding ABC-F family ATP-binding cassette domain-containing protein, which translates to MLLALEDVQKDYGAQPVLTHVTLQINPGDRIGLVGRNGAGKSTLLRLLLGTEKADAGTIRVFPGVRVGNLTQDPSFAPGSTVEGVMEAAFHELDALEAELAAAAEAMHLGTPESIEHHAELLEHYARRGGFERRARKDAVTLAFGFRGREQDETARLSGGERTRLGLAALIVENPDVLLLDEPTNHLDIVMVEWLEGFLSRYPGALLVISHDRAFLDAATNETAHLWRGEVKVYPASYTAFRTLLDEELERQRLRAEQDARKVAALSESAARMKIWGLGMSKLARRASSMETRLERLKKSAATAPPRAERTARILFHAPPSGDIVLDARHLTKRIAGRTLFENVQVQIRHGERVALVGRNGAGKTTFLRVLLGLSASDDARGESRTGARVTVGYYDQQLHGVDEDSTLYLEAREYVEKDAEAHDLLGTYMFPYLSHDKSVAVLSGGERARLALLKLAQEDHNFLILDEPTNHLDMEMLESLEGALDDFSGTLLMVSHDRRLIEHLADRIWLIEDGQFYEYPGGWQYYREKHRPAEKVQEAKAAPVRQNPAAPKGKGLWHLKREVERLETEVAQLEAQLDEAQSALAHAAPDADFAALGHQAAELEAQLLARMEDWGQAQEEVEARS; encoded by the coding sequence GTGTTGCTGGCCCTGGAGGACGTTCAAAAAGATTACGGCGCTCAGCCAGTCCTGACCCATGTGACCTTGCAGATCAATCCTGGTGACCGCATCGGGCTGGTGGGGCGCAACGGCGCGGGCAAGAGCACCCTGCTGCGGCTGCTGCTGGGCACGGAGAAGGCCGATGCTGGAACCATCCGGGTGTTTCCTGGTGTGCGGGTGGGCAACCTGACCCAGGACCCCAGCTTCGCGCCGGGCAGCACGGTGGAGGGCGTCATGGAAGCGGCCTTCCACGAACTCGACGCGCTGGAAGCCGAACTCGCTGCCGCCGCCGAAGCGATGCACCTCGGCACGCCTGAGAGCATCGAACACCACGCCGAGTTGCTGGAGCACTACGCCCGCCGGGGCGGCTTCGAGCGCCGGGCCCGCAAGGACGCCGTGACGCTGGCTTTCGGCTTCCGGGGCCGCGAGCAAGACGAGACGGCCCGGCTCTCGGGCGGCGAGCGCACCCGCCTGGGCCTGGCTGCTTTGATCGTCGAGAACCCCGATGTGCTGCTGCTCGACGAGCCGACCAACCACCTCGACATCGTAATGGTGGAGTGGCTGGAAGGCTTTTTGTCGCGCTACCCCGGTGCGCTGCTGGTCATCAGCCACGACCGGGCTTTTCTGGACGCCGCCACCAACGAGACGGCGCATTTGTGGCGCGGCGAGGTCAAGGTGTATCCGGCCAGCTACACTGCCTTCCGCACCCTGCTCGACGAGGAACTGGAGCGCCAGCGCCTGCGCGCCGAGCAGGACGCCCGCAAGGTCGCTGCCCTTTCCGAGTCGGCGGCCCGCATGAAGATCTGGGGCCTGGGCATGTCCAAGCTGGCCCGCCGCGCCAGCAGCATGGAAACCCGCCTGGAGCGCCTGAAAAAGTCGGCGGCGACGGCCCCGCCCCGCGCCGAGCGCACCGCCCGGATTCTCTTTCACGCACCGCCCAGCGGCGACATCGTGCTCGACGCGCGGCACCTGACCAAGCGCATCGCCGGGCGAACCCTGTTTGAGAACGTGCAGGTGCAGATCCGCCACGGCGAACGGGTGGCGCTGGTTGGCCGCAACGGAGCCGGAAAAACCACCTTTCTGCGGGTGCTACTGGGCCTGAGTGCCAGCGACGATGCCAGGGGCGAGAGCCGCACCGGAGCCAGGGTCACGGTAGGTTACTACGACCAGCAACTGCACGGCGTGGACGAGGACAGTACCCTCTACCTTGAGGCCCGCGAGTACGTCGAGAAGGACGCCGAGGCCCACGACCTGCTCGGCACCTATATGTTTCCGTACCTGAGCCACGACAAGTCCGTCGCGGTGCTGTCGGGCGGCGAACGGGCGCGGCTGGCGCTGCTGAAGCTGGCCCAGGAAGACCACAATTTTCTGATTCTCGACGAGCCGACCAACCACCTCGACATGGAGATGCTCGAAAGTCTGGAAGGCGCGCTTGACGACTTTTCTGGCACGCTGCTGATGGTCAGCCATGACCGCCGCCTGATCGAGCATTTGGCCGACCGCATCTGGCTGATCGAGGACGGTCAATTTTACGAGTATCCCGGCGGCTGGCAGTACTACCGCGAGAAGCATCGCCCCGCCGAGAAGGTACAGGAAGCCAAAGCTGCGCCCGTGAGGCAAAACCCCGCCGCGCCCAAGGGCAAGGGCCTGTGGCACCTCAAGCGCGAGGTGGAGCGGCTGGAAACCGAGGTCGCCCAGCTCGAAGCCCAGCTCGACGAGGCCCAGAGCGCCCTGGCCCACGCTGCCCCCGACGCCGACTTCGCCGCGCTGGGCCACCAGGCCGCCGAGCTGGAAGCCCAGTTGCTGGCCCGCATGGAAGATTGGGGACAGGCGCAGGAGGAAGTGGAGGCGCGGAGCTAA
- a CDS encoding DNA-3-methyladenine glycosylase, producing the protein MPAPFSPIHFDANPVELARNLLGATLQRTLPDGRILTGRVVETEAYDCPRDPSCTAGRFHHIKTLELKAAPGQFVFWVAYGHPLLQIACRAEGTAASVLIRALEPLEGVDAMLEHRPVVSERNLLSGPAKLVQALAILPEQFRGQPVNGAALCLLPGPALSEEQVSVTARVGIAAGRNLPWRFYETDSKWISGGVPTMDLANSSA; encoded by the coding sequence ATGCCCGCGCCCTTCTCCCCCATCCATTTCGACGCCAATCCGGTTGAACTCGCCCGCAACCTGCTCGGCGCGACCTTGCAGCGCACGCTACCAGATGGGCGCATTCTCACGGGCCGGGTGGTAGAGACCGAAGCCTATGACTGCCCGCGCGATCCGAGTTGCACGGCGGGGCGCTTTCACCACATCAAGACGCTGGAACTGAAAGCAGCACCGGGACAGTTCGTATTCTGGGTCGCCTACGGACATCCGCTGTTGCAAATCGCCTGCCGCGCCGAGGGCACTGCTGCCAGCGTGCTGATCCGGGCGCTGGAGCCGCTGGAAGGTGTGGACGCCATGCTGGAACACCGCCCGGTGGTGAGCGAGCGTAATTTGCTGAGTGGCCCGGCCAAGCTGGTGCAGGCGCTGGCGATCCTTCCCGAGCAGTTCCGGGGCCAGCCGGTCAACGGCGCGGCGCTGTGCTTGCTGCCCGGCCCGGCCTTGAGCGAGGAGCAGGTTAGCGTCACGGCGCGGGTGGGGATCGCGGCGGGGCGTAACCTGCCCTGGCGCTTTTACGAGACTGACAGCAAATGGATTTCGGGCGGCGTGCCAACCATGGACCTGGCAAACAGCAGCGCTTAG
- the tnpC gene encoding IS66 family transposase, whose translation MRELEAQVAQLLGRLRDLEARLAQDSTTSSQPPSKDKPWVPKSERQKTGRSSGAQRGHVGKTLKMAEHVDEVVSLPLTGYCACGHAWESVSAQGHVARQVMDLPELRLQVTEYRADVKVCPGCRHRQHASFPDDVPGRVQYGSRVHGLAVSLNAAHFIPLERTTEILEALCGAHPSEGTIVLNLQLAADRLIDFETQLKAALLNQPVLHADETGSKVNGKLQWMHVVSCAQLTLDGQHSQRGFAALEAMNVLPQFKGILMHDAWSTSFKLSAKHALCGAHLLRELRGLAEHHAQVWAGELRDALRLVYHQQKDGTITPDLVIAFEQQFDALLDAGLKANPPAPPVPGRRGRTKQTPGRNLALRCQQHREAVLRFLHDEGVPFDNNQAERDIRPWCVKRKVSGGFRSKEGGQHFARIRSDISTLHKQGLNVWHGLVSVFRSEIIMPSFCC comes from the coding sequence ATTCGTGAACTCGAAGCGCAGGTGGCTCAGTTGCTCGGACGGCTCCGGGACCTCGAGGCCCGGTTGGCACAGGACAGCACGACGTCCAGTCAACCACCGAGCAAAGACAAGCCGTGGGTACCCAAGAGTGAGCGCCAGAAGACCGGCCGGTCTTCTGGCGCTCAACGTGGTCATGTCGGTAAGACCCTCAAGATGGCGGAGCACGTGGATGAGGTCGTCTCCTTACCGTTGACCGGATATTGCGCCTGTGGACACGCGTGGGAGAGCGTCAGTGCCCAAGGGCACGTAGCACGGCAGGTCATGGACCTGCCAGAGCTGCGTTTGCAGGTGACCGAGTACCGCGCGGACGTCAAGGTCTGCCCAGGGTGTCGGCACCGCCAGCACGCATCCTTCCCTGACGACGTTCCCGGCCGGGTTCAGTACGGGTCTCGGGTTCATGGGCTGGCGGTCTCCCTGAATGCGGCACACTTCATACCACTGGAACGCACCACGGAGATCCTCGAAGCGTTGTGTGGAGCGCATCCCAGTGAAGGCACCATTGTCCTGAACCTCCAATTGGCTGCTGACCGCCTCATCGACTTCGAGACACAGCTCAAAGCCGCGCTGCTCAATCAACCCGTCCTGCACGCCGATGAGACCGGCAGCAAGGTCAACGGCAAGCTGCAGTGGATGCATGTCGTGAGCTGCGCGCAGCTCACCCTGGATGGCCAGCATTCCCAGCGGGGCTTCGCCGCGCTGGAAGCCATGAATGTCCTGCCGCAGTTCAAGGGCATCCTGATGCACGACGCCTGGAGCACGTCTTTCAAGCTCTCCGCGAAACACGCACTCTGCGGGGCACACCTGCTGCGCGAACTGCGTGGCCTCGCCGAGCATCACGCTCAAGTATGGGCGGGAGAGCTGCGAGACGCGCTGCGCCTGGTGTACCACCAGCAGAAGGATGGGACGATCACTCCCGACCTCGTGATCGCCTTCGAACAGCAGTTCGATGCCCTGCTGGACGCTGGACTGAAGGCCAATCCTCCAGCACCTCCGGTCCCTGGGAGACGAGGCCGAACGAAACAGACACCAGGCCGCAACCTGGCCCTGAGGTGCCAGCAGCACCGCGAGGCGGTGCTGCGCTTCCTCCACGACGAAGGTGTGCCTTTTGACAACAATCAGGCCGAACGGGACATCAGGCCGTGGTGCGTTAAACGCAAGGTCTCTGGGGGCTTCCGATCCAAGGAGGGCGGCCAGCACTTCGCCCGTATCCGGAGTGACATCTCGACGCTCCACAAGCAGGGATTGAACGTCTGGCATGGCCTCGTCAGCGTGTTTCGCAGTGAAATCATTATGCCTAGTTTTTGCTGCTGA
- the rlmB gene encoding 23S rRNA (guanosine(2251)-2'-O)-methyltransferase RlmB, whose amino-acid sequence MLLYGRNPVLEALQGGRVSELLVAKGIEEAFVRELKTFDVHLKFAPRIELDQLAGTTQHQGVLAEIEDLEWATVDDILDRADEKGEQLLIILLDGITDPRNFGAIIRSAEVLGAHGVVVEERRSSPLSPVVAKAAAGATSYLPVAQTKNLPRLMEQLKADNVWIYGAAGEAATDLRRLDYDRRLALVIGAEGEGMRRLVREKCDELVSIAVKGQVQSLNAGVAAGILIHHAVSSRPAAVKP is encoded by the coding sequence ATGCTTCTCTATGGCCGCAATCCCGTGCTCGAAGCCCTGCAAGGTGGGCGCGTTTCCGAACTTCTGGTCGCCAAAGGCATCGAGGAAGCCTTCGTGCGCGAACTCAAAACCTTCGATGTGCACCTCAAATTTGCGCCGCGCATCGAACTCGATCAGCTCGCCGGAACCACCCAGCACCAGGGCGTGCTGGCCGAAATCGAAGACCTGGAATGGGCGACGGTAGACGACATTCTCGACCGCGCCGACGAGAAGGGCGAGCAACTGCTGATCATTCTGCTCGACGGTATCACCGACCCGCGCAACTTCGGCGCGATCATCCGCAGCGCCGAGGTGCTGGGCGCGCACGGCGTGGTCGTCGAGGAACGCCGCAGCTCACCGCTCTCACCGGTGGTCGCCAAGGCCGCTGCTGGAGCCACCAGCTACCTGCCGGTGGCCCAGACCAAGAACCTGCCGAGGCTGATGGAACAGCTCAAGGCCGATAACGTCTGGATTTACGGCGCAGCGGGCGAGGCCGCCACCGATCTGCGCCGCCTGGACTATGACCGCCGCCTGGCGCTGGTCATCGGCGCGGAGGGCGAGGGTATGCGCCGCCTGGTGCGCGAGAAGTGCGACGAACTCGTCAGCATTGCCGTCAAGGGCCAGGTGCAGAGCCTGAACGCGGGCGTGGCGGCGGGCATCCTGATTCATCACGCGGTCAGTAGCCGTCCCGCCGCCGTCAAGCCGTGA
- a CDS encoding aldose 1-epimerase, producing MKAVTVQNEYWTLDIVPEYGASILNLSAASGRPVLRPVDPAKVESSSDTGCFPLMPYSNRIRDARFEFAGRTVELRPKSGSTLVQHGDVRNRPWQVERVSDTHLIGTFDSREFGDMNWPWAFTACLEYLLHGPHCDIALTLTNVSDEAMPAGMGLHPYFQRLQDGQPPQVQFGAGGWYPTDENSLPLGGSQAIPANLDFGVARPVGEAQIDAVFASWDGTARLSWSGVGWPGRDWPGQRALTLTADNVFSHLVLFTAPDGSLALEPVSHATDAFNLAARGVAGSDMKVLSPGQSLAGAVRLSLDGDW from the coding sequence GTGAAGGCCGTTACCGTCCAGAACGAGTACTGGACACTCGACATCGTGCCGGAATACGGAGCCAGCATTCTCAACCTGAGCGCCGCCTCGGGCCGCCCGGTGCTTCGGCCAGTGGACCCCGCCAAAGTCGAGAGCAGCAGCGACACCGGCTGTTTTCCGCTGATGCCCTACAGCAACCGCATCCGCGACGCCCGCTTCGAGTTCGCGGGCCGCACCGTTGAGCTGCGCCCCAAATCCGGCAGCACGCTCGTTCAGCACGGCGATGTGAGGAACCGGCCCTGGCAGGTCGAGCGGGTCAGCGATACCCACCTCATCGGCACCTTCGACAGCCGGGAGTTCGGTGACATGAACTGGCCCTGGGCCTTTACCGCCTGTCTGGAGTACCTTCTGCACGGCCCGCACTGCGATATTGCCCTGACCCTGACCAACGTTTCGGATGAGGCGATGCCTGCCGGGATGGGCCTGCACCCATACTTCCAGCGCCTGCAAGACGGCCAGCCGCCGCAGGTGCAGTTCGGGGCGGGCGGTTGGTATCCGACCGACGAAAACAGCCTGCCGCTGGGCGGTTCGCAGGCTATTCCCGCCAACCTCGATTTCGGCGTGGCCCGCCCAGTGGGAGAAGCCCAGATCGATGCAGTGTTCGCTTCCTGGGACGGCACGGCGCGGCTGAGCTGGTCGGGGGTGGGCTGGCCGGGTCGGGACTGGCCGGGGCAGCGCGCTCTGACCCTCACCGCCGACAACGTGTTCTCGCACCTCGTCCTGTTCACCGCTCCCGACGGCTCGCTGGCCCTGGAACCCGTCTCGCATGCCACCGACGCCTTCAATCTGGCGGCGCGCGGCGTGGCGGGCAGCGACATGAAGGTGCTATCGCCGGGTCAGTCGCTGGCCGGAGCAGTGCGGCTGAGCCTGGACGGGGACTGGTAA
- a CDS encoding class I SAM-dependent methyltransferase — translation MGGRIILGAGEQTWDGWTATQREQLDLTDPESFARFSGAELADAFLCEHVWEHLTLPQGQAAARLCWRYLQRGGVLRVAVPDAFFLDAGYQCTVQVGGPGSADHPAADHQIVYDAQTFAGVFTQAGFEVTLLEYHDPSGQFCFQPWSPEAGPVYRSALLDHRNTDYRAGWGPLGFASIILDACKPT, via the coding sequence ATGGGCGGGCGCATCATCCTGGGCGCGGGTGAGCAGACCTGGGACGGCTGGACGGCCACCCAGCGTGAGCAGCTCGACCTGACCGACCCTGAGAGTTTTGCCCGCTTCTCCGGTGCTGAGCTGGCCGACGCCTTTCTGTGCGAACACGTCTGGGAACACCTGACCTTGCCGCAGGGTCAGGCCGCTGCCCGCCTGTGCTGGCGCTACCTTCAGCGCGGCGGCGTGTTGCGGGTGGCTGTTCCCGACGCCTTTTTCCTCGATGCCGGGTATCAGTGTACGGTGCAGGTGGGCGGCCCCGGTTCCGCTGACCACCCCGCTGCCGATCACCAGATTGTCTACGATGCCCAGACGTTTGCCGGGGTGTTCACTCAGGCAGGCTTTGAAGTGACCCTGCTGGAATACCACGACCCCAGCGGGCAGTTCTGCTTCCAGCCCTGGTCACCGGAAGCTGGCCCGGTGTACCGCTCGGCGTTGCTCGATCACCGCAACACCGACTACCGGGCAGGCTGGGGACCGCTGGGTTTCGCCTCGATTATTCTGGACGCCTGCAAGCCCACCTGA